In Nocardioides bizhenqiangii, the DNA window AACCAGCGGCATAGGCTCCCACGGCATGGCCTGCCTCTACCGCGACGCGTTCGGCATCCCGCACCTGAGGGCGGACTCGATCCTCGACCTCGCGCACGCCCAGGGACGGGTGACCGTCGCCGATCGGGCCTGGCAGCTCGAGTGGCTGCGGCGCCGCGCGAACGGCACGACCGCGGAGGTCGCGGGCGAGCCCGGACTGTCCTGGGACCGGTTCTCGCGGCGGATGCGCACGGTCGAGACGGCGCAGCGGGCGTTCGCGGCGTGCACCGAGGAGACGCAGCGGTTCGTGTCGGCGTACGTCGACGGGGTCAACGAGGCGCTCGCGGAGCTGGACCCGGGGACGGTGCCGGAGCTGAGCAGGCTCCGGATCGCACCAGGGGAGTGGGAGCCGTGGATGCCGCTGGCGACCTTTCTCGCCCAGCACCTGCTCTTCGCCAACATCGGCGGCCTCCTCTGGAAGCGTCTCGCAGCCGACGTGCTCGGCGACGACGTGCGCTTCCTCTCGCACCAGGACCCCACCGCCTCCGGCAGCAACGCGTGGGCGGCCGGTGGCGAGCGGACGGCGAGCGGGCTGCCGCTCATCGGCGGTGACCCGCACCGGATCATCGAGCAACCCGGCGTCTACCAGCAGGTGCGGCTCGCTTGCGAGGACCCGGTCGATCGTTTCGACGTGGTGGGCTACACGTTCGTCGGGGTGCCCGGGGTGCAGCACTTCGCGCACGCGGGCGAGGTGGCCTGGGCGATCACGAACGCCTGCGCCGACTACCAGTACGTGACCGACGACGACGGGTCGGACGTCGTCGAGCGGCACACCGAGACGATCCGCGTGCTCGGAGCCGACCCGGTGGAGATCGACGTCGTCGCGACCGCCCGTGGGCTGGTCTTCGAGGACGGCCTGGCGGTCCGCACCAGCTCGTGGGAGCTCGGCGAGCTCGGCTTCGACGCGATCCTCGGGCTGCTGCGGGCGCGGACGGTTGACGACGTCGACCGCGCGCTCGACAGTTGGGTGGAGCCGGTCAACAACGCCGTCATCGCCGACCGCGCGGGTGCGGTGCGCTACCGGATCGCCGGCCGGGTCCCGGTGCGCGACGGCTCGGGGGCCTGGGCCGGGTGGCTCACCGAGCCGAACCGGGCCGACGTCCCCCGCGACGGCCACGTGGTCACGGCCAACGAGTGGCGCGGACCCGAGT includes these proteins:
- a CDS encoding penicillin acylase family protein, which produces MACLYRDAFGIPHLRADSILDLAHAQGRVTVADRAWQLEWLRRRANGTTAEVAGEPGLSWDRFSRRMRTVETAQRAFAACTEETQRFVSAYVDGVNEALAELDPGTVPELSRLRIAPGEWEPWMPLATFLAQHLLFANIGGLLWKRLAADVLGDDVRFLSHQDPTASGSNAWAAGGERTASGLPLIGGDPHRIIEQPGVYQQVRLACEDPVDRFDVVGYTFVGVPGVQHFAHAGEVAWAITNACADYQYVTDDDGSDVVERHTETIRVLGADPVEIDVVATARGLVFEDGLAVRTSSWELGELGFDAILGLLRARTVDDVDRALDSWVEPVNNAVIADRAGAVRYRIAGRVPVRDGSGAWAGWLTEPNRADVPRDGHVVTANEWRGPESDAIGTVFAAPYRADRLHALLDGRSGLTRDDYVAFHNDALLQTVPMVTALVPGAFDDFDGVMDSGSAGAARYAAFRSALVRRLCDEPVFAKLFDPPADHQHEEIFAPWLNAAYRIGLALPRLANETTAGHRPFGIDLVAHAQAALAEVDAAGTPATWGDTHVTDPVHWFALLTGHDYDALPRLPLSGDADCVRCCVSYPAITDECSRGSVARYVWDLADRTVGGWVVPTGADGRPGDAHHHDQLPLWAAGELAPIVDDWDVLTEVGR